In one window of Pseudobdellovibrionaceae bacterium DNA:
- a CDS encoding 6-carboxytetrahydropterin synthase, whose protein sequence is MPEKVRLTQTYKMRCVHKLPFPELLPDRFGDHGHHYLIEVTIEDSIHQESGLSVDRKYMNGIVERILIAPYDKSYLNDHFEHTTGEVLAQKFFDLLKDSELGPILNDVTVRETAKNSYYTCQKKKSI, encoded by the coding sequence ATGCCAGAAAAAGTTCGCCTCACTCAAACCTACAAAATGAGATGCGTACACAAACTGCCCTTTCCTGAGCTTCTACCCGACCGATTCGGTGATCACGGACATCACTATTTAATTGAAGTCACTATTGAAGACTCGATCCACCAAGAAAGCGGGCTAAGTGTAGACCGCAAATACATGAATGGCATTGTGGAGCGGATCTTAATTGCCCCGTATGATAAATCCTATTTAAACGATCACTTTGAACACACTACAGGTGAAGTGCTCGCGCAGAAGTTCTTTGACCTTTTAAAAGACTCCGAACTTGGCCCCATTTTAAATGATGTCACCGTAAGAGAGACGGCAAAAAACAGTTATTACACCTGTCAGAAGAAAAAGAGCATATAA
- a CDS encoding rRNA pseudouridine synthase, giving the protein MSELRSMVRLSKLMSEQGLCSRREADAYITKGWVFVNGEQCSTLGTKVPRDAKISLSAEAQKTSSLKATVILNKPIGYTSSPNEDNYPQALDLIQANNQLRNKSPLKFTPEQKKSMAPAGRLDIDSTGLLVLTQDGRIAKQLIGENSLIEKEYLVRVDGKITQEKLNLLCSGLHLDHRALKQAKVTKAGPGRLRFILKEGRKRQIRRMCELVDLKVIALKRIRIGQISLGGLRPGHWRYLLPGENF; this is encoded by the coding sequence ATGTCTGAACTTCGGTCTATGGTTCGCCTATCAAAGTTAATGTCCGAACAGGGCTTGTGCTCACGAAGAGAGGCCGATGCCTATATCACTAAAGGCTGGGTGTTTGTAAATGGAGAACAATGCTCCACATTGGGCACTAAAGTTCCTCGTGATGCCAAAATATCACTTAGCGCTGAGGCTCAAAAAACAAGCTCGCTTAAAGCCACTGTGATTCTCAATAAACCCATCGGCTACACGTCGTCGCCGAATGAAGACAACTACCCACAAGCTTTGGATTTAATTCAAGCCAACAACCAACTTCGCAACAAAAGTCCGTTGAAATTTACGCCCGAGCAGAAAAAGTCCATGGCGCCCGCTGGCCGCCTAGACATTGACTCCACGGGACTTCTCGTACTCACGCAAGATGGGCGCATCGCTAAACAACTGATCGGCGAAAATTCTTTGATCGAAAAAGAATACCTGGTGCGAGTGGACGGCAAGATCACGCAAGAAAAACTCAATCTATTGTGTTCAGGCCTTCACCTTGATCATCGAGCCTTAAAACAAGCAAAAGTCACAAAAGCGGGACCAGGACGGCTCCGGTTTATTTTAAAAGAAGGTCGAAAACGACAGATCCGTCGCATGTGCGAACTGGTTGATCTCAAAGTGATTGCCCTTAAACGCATTCGCATTG
- a CDS encoding 6-carboxytetrahydropterin synthase, whose amino-acid sequence MKTPDSTPKARLSRRVYFSSAHQYYQPQWSEQKNQEIYGDLYSPHGMGHNFALEAYVEGAIDPVTGMIINMADFDQILKEAVKPLDHRFLNKDVPYFFNTVPTLENIAVYCFERISESLKPTSLQLLKVRVYEGDDVWVDYGADL is encoded by the coding sequence ATGAAAACGCCCGATTCCACACCCAAAGCTCGGCTCTCCCGAAGGGTGTATTTTAGCTCTGCTCACCAATACTATCAGCCCCAATGGTCTGAACAAAAAAACCAAGAAATTTACGGCGATCTCTACTCACCCCACGGCATGGGTCACAACTTTGCGCTCGAGGCTTACGTGGAAGGCGCCATTGACCCGGTCACGGGCATGATTATTAATATGGCTGACTTTGATCAAATTTTAAAAGAGGCGGTCAAACCCCTCGATCATCGCTTCCTTAATAAGGACGTGCCATATTTTTTTAATACCGTACCCACCCTTGAAAACATCGCCGTTTATTGCTTTGAGAGAATTTCTGAAAGCCTTAAACCAACGTCCTTACAGCTGTTAAAGGTGCGGGTCTATGAGGGTGACGATGTTTGGGTTGATTACGGAGCGGATCTCTAA